A DNA window from Fusobacterium sp. contains the following coding sequences:
- the thiS gene encoding sulfur carrier protein ThiS, whose translation MDIILNGKSYSIEKNFTVQKLLKKLEEEWSIELSGAVVLVNDEIVKKDRWEESEIFENAEIEVLSFVSGG comes from the coding sequence ATGGATATAATTTTAAATGGAAAAAGTTATTCAATAGAAAAAAACTTTACAGTTCAGAAACTTCTTAAAAAGCTAGAGGAAGAATGGTCAATAGAGCTCAGTGGAGCAGTTGTTCTTGTAAATGATGAAATAGTGAAAAAAGATAGATGGGAAGAAAGTGAGATATTTGAAAATGCAGAAATAGAAGTACTTTCTTTTGTATCTGGAGGGTAA
- the thiC gene encoding phosphomethylpyrimidine synthase ThiC, translating into MYSTQMEAAKKGIFTKEMEIVARDENLTKEELMEKMAQGRVVIPANINHKNLYPRAVGEGIKTKVNVNLGVSEDCCDYCGEMVKVQKAIEYGADAIMDLSTFGDTKKFRRELVDKSSVMLGTVPMYDAVAKLGKNIKDMSIEELFRVVEEHCEDGIDFLTIHAGLNRTCVDRLKNNKRLTKIVSRGGSILFQWMMLNDKENPFFEHYDRLLDICRKYDVTLSLGDGLRPGSIHDSTDAPQIQELLILGELTKRAWAKDVQVMIEGPGHVPMHEIVTNMQIEKKLCHNAPFYVLGPLVTDIAPGYDHITAAIGGAIAASSGADFLCYVTPAEHLRLPTLEDMKEGIMASRIAGHAADIAKGLKGAIEWDHRMSKFRGELNWKGMFSECIDPEKAEAYRASSAPIEEEVCTMCGDLCPMKRCNEILD; encoded by the coding sequence ATGTATTCTACACAAATGGAAGCAGCAAAAAAAGGTATTTTCACAAAAGAGATGGAGATAGTAGCAAGAGATGAAAATCTGACAAAAGAGGAACTTATGGAGAAGATGGCTCAAGGTAGAGTTGTAATACCAGCCAATATTAACCATAAAAATCTTTATCCAAGAGCAGTAGGAGAAGGAATAAAAACTAAAGTTAATGTAAATCTTGGAGTATCAGAAGACTGCTGTGATTATTGCGGAGAAATGGTAAAGGTACAGAAAGCTATTGAATATGGTGCTGATGCAATAATGGACTTAAGTACTTTTGGAGATACTAAAAAATTCAGAAGAGAGCTTGTAGATAAATCATCAGTTATGCTTGGAACAGTTCCAATGTATGATGCAGTTGCAAAATTAGGAAAAAATATAAAGGATATGTCTATTGAAGAATTATTTAGAGTGGTAGAAGAACATTGTGAAGATGGAATAGATTTTCTTACTATTCATGCTGGATTAAACAGAACCTGTGTAGATAGATTAAAAAATAATAAAAGATTGACTAAAATTGTAAGCAGGGGAGGTTCTATACTTTTTCAATGGATGATGCTGAATGATAAAGAAAATCCTTTCTTTGAGCATTATGACAGACTTCTTGATATCTGCAGAAAATATGATGTTACACTTAGTCTGGGAGATGGACTCAGACCTGGAAGTATTCATGATTCCACAGATGCACCTCAGATACAGGAATTGCTTATACTTGGGGAACTTACAAAAAGAGCTTGGGCAAAAGATGTGCAGGTAATGATAGAAGGACCAGGGCATGTACCTATGCACGAGATAGTAACAAATATGCAGATTGAGAAAAAGCTATGCCACAATGCACCTTTTTATGTATTAGGACCTTTAGTTACAGATATTGCTCCTGGATATGATCATATTACAGCTGCCATTGGTGGAGCTATTGCAGCATCTTCAGGAGCAGACTTTCTTTGTTATGTAACACCAGCAGAACATTTAAGACTGCCTACTCTTGAAGATATGAAAGAGGGAATAATGGCATCAAGAATTGCAGGTCATGCTGCCGATATAGCAAAAGGATTAAAAGGTGCTATTGAATGGGATCATAGAATGAGTAAATTCAGAGGAGAACTTAACTGGAAAGGAATGTTCAGCGAGTGTATAGACCCTGAAAAAGCAGAAGCATACAGAGCATCCTCTGCTCCAATAGAAGAAGAGGTATGCACTATGTGTGGAGATTTATGTCCAATGAAAAGATGTAATGAGATTCTGGATTAG